In Plutella xylostella chromosome 4, ilPluXylo3.1, whole genome shotgun sequence, a genomic segment contains:
- the LOC105382437 gene encoding transcription elongation factor S-II, whose product MSVEEDVMKIQKKLTKMTSDDGTGQEEALELLKNLQTMAINLDVLTKTRIGMTVNALRKSSKDDEVISLCKTLIKNWKKFLSTTPSKDSGSSSKKKDSKDKDKRDDKDKDKKLPASFPPNSNTTDAVRIKCRELLTQALKVDGENPNSCAPPDELAEELEECIYMEFKNTDMRYRNRVRSRVANLKDPKNPTLRTNFLNGVISASRLAKMTPEEMASDEMKKLREKFIKEAIDDAQLATVQGTKTEMLKCGKCKKKNCTYNQLQTRSSDEPMTTFVLCNECGNRWKFC is encoded by the exons ATGAGTGTTGAAGAAGATGTAATGAAAATACAGAAAAAACTCACAAAGATGACTTCTGATGACGGCACG GGACAAGAAGAAGCACTGGAGttattaaaaaatctacaGACAATGGCCATAAATTTAGATGTGCTCACCAAAACTCGGATTGGAATGACTGTAAATGCTCTTCGCAAATCCAGCAAGGATGATGAGGTTATATCCTTGTGTAAGACTTTGATTAAGAACTGGAAAAAATTCTTATCCACTACACCATCAAAAGATTCAGGGAGCTCCTCAAAGAAAAAAGATTCTAAAGATAAGGACAAGAGGGATGACAAAGATAAAGACAAGAAGCTGCCAGCCTCCTTCCCTCCCAACTCTAACACCACTGATGCTGTGCGTATCAAGTGCCGGGAGCTCCTCACGCAGGCCCTCAAGGTCGATGGAGAGAACCCCAACTCCTGTGCACCTCCTGATGAACTTGCCGAGGAGTTGGAAGAGTGCATTTACATGGAATTCAAAAACACTGACATGCGGTACAGGAACAGAGTGCGCTCTAGAGTGGCTAACTTAAAGGACCCAAAGAATCCTACTCTGCGCACAAATTTCTTGAATGGTGTAATCTCAGCTTCCCGTCTTGCCAAGATGACACCAGAAGAAATGGCCAGTGATGAGATGAAAAAGCTGCGTGAGAAGTTCATCAAGGAAGCCATTGACGATGCTCAGCTGGCCACTGTACAGGGAACCAAGACGGAGATGCTCAAATGTGGTAAGTGTAAGAAGAAGAACTGCACATACAACCAGCTTCAGACGCGGAGCTCTGATGAGCCGATGACCACATTTGTTCTGTGTAATGAATGTGGCAATCGCTGGAAATTCTGTTAA